One Sodalinema gerasimenkoae IPPAS B-353 DNA segment encodes these proteins:
- a CDS encoding DUF1822 family protein, with amino-acid sequence MTYSSHCQLLDLDPDQGTTVHLTTGAVNWAVEVCQDEVDTDHQWFCFLRAMAIKGLQQWLDQGAEALPLDYSHERPPKPGVNCQVKGFRLCLVVQGSLSDGLISIPRYTLKDPLNFAHLYILADVQEEADQVRILAGLRRDRLVSLKESGNLALSRKGHYHVPLEEWDLSPEDLLLYLHCLNPETLETLNAETRVTSRCLCPQPTLNVRDWLRDQLDRVAERFHWTLLPPLATSHQLMSVQTPAEELETLLRDLEQQGVMIPDTARGAYQELHHQGLPGRLYALIWKVFDSHYSPEWSLCLFLGPRPGEPLEPGTQLIVQDETSVLVRQTLDEDSGEVYLYTQVIGRMDEQFTVSIISGDGTSLTLPSFTFET; translated from the coding sequence ATGACTTACTCTAGCCACTGCCAACTTCTCGACCTTGACCCGGATCAAGGAACAACCGTTCATCTGACCACTGGAGCTGTGAATTGGGCGGTTGAAGTCTGTCAAGACGAAGTCGATACAGACCACCAATGGTTTTGTTTTCTACGAGCCATGGCAATTAAGGGATTACAACAATGGCTCGACCAAGGCGCTGAGGCCTTACCTCTTGATTACAGTCATGAGCGTCCACCCAAGCCTGGGGTGAACTGTCAGGTCAAAGGATTTCGCCTCTGTCTAGTGGTCCAAGGGAGCCTCAGTGATGGTTTAATCTCCATTCCCCGCTATACCCTAAAAGACCCTCTCAACTTCGCCCATCTCTATATCTTGGCAGACGTGCAGGAGGAAGCCGATCAAGTTAGAATCTTGGCGGGATTGCGTCGCGATCGCCTGGTGAGCTTGAAAGAGTCAGGCAACCTAGCCCTCAGCCGTAAAGGTCATTATCACGTACCCCTGGAGGAATGGGACCTTTCTCCCGAAGACCTCTTGCTGTATCTACATTGTCTTAATCCCGAGACTCTGGAAACTCTCAATGCTGAGACTCGGGTTACCTCTCGTTGTCTATGTCCCCAGCCAACCCTGAATGTGCGCGATTGGCTGCGAGACCAACTCGATAGGGTGGCCGAGCGGTTTCACTGGACGTTGCTGCCTCCCCTGGCCACCTCCCATCAGTTGATGTCAGTGCAAACCCCCGCCGAAGAACTCGAAACCTTACTCCGAGACTTGGAACAACAGGGGGTGATGATTCCCGACACGGCCCGAGGCGCCTATCAGGAGCTACATCACCAGGGACTCCCAGGTCGCTTGTATGCCCTGATTTGGAAGGTCTTTGACTCCCACTATTCTCCAGAATGGTCCTTGTGTCTCTTCCTCGGACCCCGGCCTGGGGAACCCCTCGAACCGGGAACTCAATTGATTGTGCAGGATGAGACCTCGGTGTTGGTTCGTCAAACTTTAGACGAAGACTCAGGAGAGGTGTACCTCTATACTCAAGTCATCGGTCGCATGGACGAGCAATTTACAGTGAGTATCATCTCCGGCGACGGAACCTCCCTGACGTTGCCCTCCTTTACCTTTGAGACGTGA
- the ltrA gene encoding group II intron reverse transcriptase/maturase, which translates to MSIASKGFNPETKNNEWRNLPWGKIQRKVAKLQKAIYQATSRGNKAKARRWQRLLNKSYYARLLAVRQVSQDNQGKKTAGVDGVKSLNAKDRFRLADQLRHPGKAKSLRRVWIPKPGRDEKRPLGIPTLHDRALQALVKLGLEPYWEALFEADSYGFRPGRSAHDAIGAIWNKSRYKPQYVLDADIATCFDQINHDYLLSKLDCPSRYKRSIKQWLKAGVMDSGEFKATEAGTPQGGVISPLLANIALQGMIDSVVNSFPNSRTIDGKLNRYYRPKIIRYADDFVVLANRPEVILEAQQLLKEWLKPVGLQLKPEKTRLCNTLSEWNGEEPGFDFLGFNIRHYPVSIHKGIKTGPGGVKPYQINIKPAPKAIKRHYDACKEVIKQHKTAPQAVLIQKLNPIIRGWSQYYSTVVSKETFSKLDHMIWMALRAWTVSRCGRASYGKLQNYFRPGVNSKWTFKAKKGLRLTKHTETPIVRHVKIRGGNTSPFNGDWAYWSKRMSNGFGGIPTKISKLIKRQKGRCNHCGQHFTSEDLVEIDHIQPKSRGGSDTYSNLQLLHRHCHDVKTRFDGSSTHDKG; encoded by the coding sequence ATGTCGATAGCTAGTAAAGGGTTCAACCCCGAGACTAAGAACAACGAATGGCGAAATCTTCCCTGGGGTAAAATCCAGAGGAAAGTCGCGAAGCTGCAAAAGGCTATTTATCAAGCTACAAGTCGTGGCAATAAAGCGAAAGCGCGACGCTGGCAACGTTTACTCAATAAGTCCTACTACGCTAGGCTGCTGGCGGTACGCCAGGTAAGTCAGGATAACCAAGGTAAGAAAACCGCAGGAGTTGACGGAGTGAAATCCCTAAACGCCAAAGACCGGTTTCGCTTGGCTGACCAACTGCGTCACCCAGGCAAAGCTAAAAGCTTGCGACGTGTATGGATTCCCAAACCCGGGCGGGATGAAAAACGCCCACTCGGTATCCCAACCTTGCACGACCGCGCCTTACAAGCCTTGGTTAAGCTGGGACTAGAGCCGTACTGGGAGGCTCTGTTTGAAGCGGATTCCTACGGTTTCCGACCCGGACGGTCGGCACATGATGCGATTGGAGCCATCTGGAATAAAAGTCGGTATAAACCGCAATACGTTCTCGATGCAGACATTGCCACATGTTTTGACCAAATTAACCATGATTACCTTCTGTCGAAACTAGACTGTCCCTCTCGGTACAAACGGAGTATTAAACAATGGCTTAAAGCCGGCGTTATGGACAGTGGCGAATTCAAGGCAACAGAGGCAGGAACTCCACAAGGTGGGGTCATCAGTCCGCTCCTTGCCAACATTGCTTTACAGGGAATGATTGATTCGGTTGTCAATAGCTTCCCTAACTCAAGGACAATTGACGGAAAACTAAATCGCTATTACCGCCCGAAAATCATTCGATATGCCGATGACTTTGTGGTTCTGGCTAACCGCCCGGAAGTCATCCTAGAAGCCCAACAACTGCTCAAGGAATGGCTTAAACCCGTCGGTCTCCAACTCAAACCGGAAAAGACAAGGTTATGTAACACCTTGTCGGAATGGAATGGGGAGGAACCGGGATTTGACTTCCTAGGATTTAACATCCGGCATTACCCGGTGAGTATCCATAAGGGAATCAAAACGGGTCCCGGTGGCGTTAAACCCTACCAGATAAATATTAAGCCTGCCCCAAAAGCTATCAAACGTCATTATGACGCTTGTAAAGAGGTCATCAAACAACATAAAACTGCACCACAAGCAGTTCTGATCCAGAAGCTTAATCCAATCATTAGAGGATGGAGTCAGTACTACTCTACGGTAGTTTCCAAAGAGACCTTCTCTAAACTCGACCATATGATTTGGATGGCACTGAGGGCTTGGACGGTTTCACGATGTGGTCGAGCGTCCTATGGGAAACTCCAGAACTACTTTCGTCCTGGAGTCAACAGTAAATGGACGTTCAAAGCCAAAAAGGGTCTTCGACTCACTAAGCACACCGAAACCCCCATCGTACGACATGTCAAAATCAGAGGAGGAAACACCTCTCCCTTTAACGGGGACTGGGCTTATTGGTCTAAACGTATGAGTAACGGGTTTGGCGGTATCCCTACCAAAATCTCAAAACTCATCAAGCGTCAAAAAGGACGATGTAATCACTGTGGACAACACTTCACCAGTGAGGACTTGGTTGAAATCGACCATATTCAGCCTAAATCCAGAGGAGGTTCGGATACTTACTCCAACCTACAACTGTTACATCGCCATTGCCACGATGTTAAAACCCGTTTCGACGGTAGCAGCACCCATGACAAGGGATAG
- a CDS encoding tetratricopeptide repeat protein: protein MTMITAPPELLRLQPEPERRRSGRKVAQLQNNEFVVSFEDWIREGFHLLEGDRFEEALTLFDGVIEADARVAIAWMGRGFVLNELQRHEEAIDAFEQALHLDKTLYYAWVGLGRAREAKGSPELALSAYDPALAIDTEVVWAWYYRGLSLMTLEEYEAALASLDEALRLSPQWASIWHCRGWLLGTIEQYEAAIASFDQALALDSSDPWTWYYRGLSLAFAGETQTALESVSQALRIKPSLSRAQDLFEQLQSLLGE from the coding sequence ATGACCATGATTACAGCGCCACCGGAACTACTGCGCTTGCAACCTGAGCCAGAGCGACGACGCAGTGGACGCAAGGTGGCACAATTGCAGAACAATGAGTTTGTGGTGTCCTTTGAGGACTGGATTCGTGAAGGGTTCCATCTGCTGGAGGGCGATCGCTTTGAGGAGGCTCTGACCCTATTTGATGGGGTGATTGAGGCAGATGCTCGGGTGGCGATCGCCTGGATGGGACGGGGATTTGTCTTGAATGAGTTGCAACGTCATGAGGAGGCGATCGATGCCTTTGAGCAGGCGTTGCATCTGGATAAGACCCTCTATTATGCCTGGGTGGGGTTGGGCCGCGCCCGGGAAGCCAAAGGCTCACCGGAGTTAGCCTTATCCGCCTATGATCCAGCCCTAGCGATTGATACCGAAGTTGTTTGGGCTTGGTATTACCGAGGCCTCTCGTTAATGACCTTAGAGGAGTATGAAGCGGCTCTAGCCTCCCTAGATGAAGCCTTGCGGTTAAGTCCTCAATGGGCCTCGATTTGGCATTGTCGCGGCTGGCTATTGGGGACTATTGAACAGTACGAGGCGGCGATCGCCTCCTTTGATCAGGCATTAGCCTTAGACTCCAGCGATCCTTGGACTTGGTATTATCGCGGTCTCTCCCTAGCCTTTGCCGGAGAAACCCAAACCGCCCTAGAGTCCGTGAGTCAGGCCTTACGGATTAAACCCAGTTTAAGTCGCGCTCAAGACCTATTTGAGCAGTTACAATCCCTCTTGGGAGAGTAA
- a CDS encoding CHASE2 domain-containing protein produces the protein MAYRLSIHQIEQSCLFDLTWGKGQRLTATVAFPQLLLKLYQHWRRAYLGYYKQALRGRVGATGQLSGSPVDWHSQLVQAEARFLSEFHRWLKRGELFDLRSQLATPSNPGSDPGSDLGLTGSREGGSERGNPGNPHETLFLTCSPLDLARFPWETWEFGRHIEVVRSPPILSPTCAPNTLRRGRPRVLAILGDETGLNFKGERLALKAQRRCLDIHYVGWQPGEESRLLKDRICQAIADPQGWDVLFFAGHSNEAALLDGQVAIAPQTSLSIRDLSPYLRQAQQRGLQFALFNSCSGLDIAQALINLGLGQVAIMREPIHNEVAQEFLVQFLQRLSAGETVQTALRGAGEFLKLEKNLTYPSAYLVPSLFRHPESPPYRLPEQGWRGWWRRLRPTKSEAVAVGSLLLLSVLPNLHYWLLDQRVGMQARYRDWTGQVAWEEVPPVVLVLVDQQTFQRRGLSQYKPIDRQLLADVMSRVMETGVSVVGVDYLLDLQDPRGQDAALRQVLAEAFQRQVWSVLITARNPGGEWIELYPEVAQREWLLLGDAWVPFWHIRPRRDSPYQRTPFSYQLAIAHRLQQQQGLVLEGSREDQVQRFLRDGEGSGLSPWTEQHPLTLWSYRWHQRWLQPLLDFSLPPEAIYERVLAWQLLESPEEALAELRREDWSDAVVIIAAGGYYEAGIDRDGGDNLPPPPAIRYWQRRQGRRGTAFMGGEAHAYMTHHFLTSHLVIPIPDSWLLLVTVLGGKVVLVYGRDRWRGQSCYWGGVGAIALYGGVSLQVYSSAGLLLPWLFPALAIAFYSWNLSRFE, from the coding sequence ATGGCCTACCGACTCAGCATTCATCAAATTGAACAAAGTTGTCTGTTTGACTTGACTTGGGGCAAGGGACAGCGTTTAACCGCCACCGTTGCCTTCCCCCAACTCCTGTTGAAGCTCTATCAACACTGGCGACGCGCCTATTTGGGCTATTACAAACAAGCCTTGCGGGGACGGGTGGGGGCGACGGGACAGTTATCGGGGTCGCCGGTGGACTGGCATAGTCAATTGGTGCAGGCGGAGGCTCGCTTTCTCTCGGAGTTCCATCGTTGGCTCAAACGGGGGGAGTTATTTGATTTGCGATCGCAATTGGCTACTCCTTCCAACCCTGGCTCAGATCCGGGTTCAGATTTGGGATTAACCGGTAGTCGAGAGGGGGGTTCAGAGCGAGGAAATCCGGGTAACCCCCATGAAACCTTATTTTTGACCTGTAGTCCCCTAGACCTGGCTCGCTTTCCCTGGGAGACTTGGGAGTTTGGACGACATATCGAGGTGGTGCGATCGCCCCCCATTCTCTCTCCCACCTGCGCCCCCAATACGCTGCGACGGGGTCGGCCTCGGGTATTAGCCATTTTGGGGGATGAGACGGGTCTCAATTTTAAGGGGGAGCGTCTGGCACTTAAGGCCCAACGACGCTGTTTAGATATTCACTATGTGGGTTGGCAACCGGGAGAGGAGTCGCGACTGCTCAAAGACCGTATTTGCCAGGCGATCGCCGACCCTCAAGGTTGGGATGTTCTCTTTTTCGCCGGTCACAGTAACGAAGCGGCGTTACTCGATGGACAGGTGGCGATCGCCCCCCAAACCTCCCTATCGATTCGCGACCTCAGTCCCTATCTCCGACAGGCCCAGCAACGGGGCTTACAGTTTGCCCTATTTAACTCCTGTTCAGGTCTCGATATTGCCCAAGCCTTGATTAACCTAGGCTTGGGTCAAGTGGCCATCATGCGCGAACCCATCCACAATGAGGTGGCCCAGGAGTTTTTGGTGCAATTTCTGCAACGACTCTCAGCGGGAGAGACGGTACAAACCGCCTTACGAGGGGCCGGTGAGTTCCTGAAATTAGAGAAAAATCTCACCTACCCCTCCGCCTACCTCGTTCCCTCCCTATTCCGCCATCCCGAGTCCCCGCCCTATCGTCTGCCAGAACAGGGTTGGCGGGGCTGGTGGCGACGGTTACGACCGACGAAATCGGAGGCGGTGGCGGTGGGGTCTCTCTTGCTGTTGAGTGTGCTGCCCAATCTGCACTATTGGCTGCTGGATCAACGGGTGGGGATGCAGGCCCGCTATCGGGATTGGACGGGTCAGGTGGCCTGGGAGGAAGTGCCACCGGTGGTGTTGGTTCTGGTTGACCAACAGACCTTTCAACGGCGTGGTCTCAGCCAATATAAGCCCATTGACCGTCAGTTATTGGCGGATGTGATGTCGAGGGTGATGGAGACGGGGGTGTCTGTGGTGGGGGTGGATTATTTGCTGGATTTACAGGACCCCCGAGGCCAGGATGCAGCCTTGCGTCAGGTGTTGGCGGAGGCCTTTCAGCGTCAGGTTTGGTCTGTCTTGATTACAGCCCGTAATCCTGGGGGAGAGTGGATTGAACTCTATCCTGAGGTGGCGCAACGGGAGTGGCTGCTGTTGGGGGATGCCTGGGTTCCCTTCTGGCATATTCGTCCTCGCCGGGACTCTCCCTATCAGCGAACTCCTTTTAGTTATCAGTTGGCGATCGCCCATCGGCTTCAGCAGCAGCAGGGTCTGGTTCTGGAGGGGTCACGGGAAGACCAGGTGCAGCGGTTTCTCAGGGATGGAGAGGGGTCGGGGTTATCGCCTTGGACTGAGCAGCATCCGCTGACGTTATGGTCCTATCGTTGGCATCAGCGTTGGTTACAGCCCCTATTGGATTTTTCTCTGCCTCCCGAGGCGATTTATGAGCGGGTTTTGGCTTGGCAGTTACTGGAGTCCCCAGAGGAGGCGTTGGCGGAGTTGAGGCGAGAGGATTGGTCTGATGCGGTGGTGATTATTGCAGCGGGGGGCTATTACGAGGCGGGCATTGACCGGGATGGGGGGGATAATCTCCCGCCTCCCCCGGCGATACGCTATTGGCAACGGCGTCAGGGACGGAGGGGAACAGCGTTTATGGGGGGTGAGGCTCATGCCTATATGACTCATCATTTCCTCACCTCTCATTTGGTGATTCCGATTCCTGATAGTTGGTTGTTGTTGGTGACGGTATTGGGCGGAAAAGTGGTTTTGGTTTATGGTCGCGATCGCTGGCGGGGTCAGAGTTGCTATTGGGGGGGAGTAGGGGCGATCGCCCTCTATGGTGGGGTCTCGTTGCAGGTTTATAGTAGCGCCGGGCTGTTGTTGCCTTGGTTGTTTCCGGCGTTGGCGATCGCTTTCTATAGTTGGAATTTGAGCCGGTTTGAATAA
- a CDS encoding D-glutamate cyclase family protein → MGFLLGCSFSFEAVMLAAGLPVRHIEEGKNVPMYQTTIPCQSAGRFSGNMVVSMRPLTPKQAIQAVEVTGRFAKAHGAPLHFGNPERLGIENINAPDFGEAVTIHEDEIPVFWACGVTPQLAIMKSQPGLAITHAPGYMFITDVRDEELTFS, encoded by the coding sequence GTGGGCTTTCTGTTGGGCTGTTCGTTCTCGTTTGAGGCGGTTATGCTGGCGGCGGGGTTGCCGGTTCGTCATATTGAAGAGGGGAAAAATGTGCCGATGTATCAGACCACAATTCCCTGTCAGTCGGCGGGGCGCTTTTCGGGAAATATGGTGGTTTCGATGCGTCCGTTAACGCCGAAACAGGCGATTCAGGCGGTGGAGGTGACGGGGCGCTTTGCGAAGGCCCATGGCGCTCCTCTGCATTTTGGTAATCCTGAGCGGTTGGGAATTGAGAATATCAATGCTCCTGATTTTGGGGAGGCGGTGACGATTCATGAGGATGAGATTCCGGTGTTTTGGGCTTGTGGGGTGACGCCACAGTTGGCGATTATGAAAAGTCAACCTGGGTTGGCGATTACTCATGCCCCTGGCTATATGTTTATTACGGATGTTCGGGATGAGGAGTTGACGTTTTCTTGA
- a CDS encoding caspase family protein: MKRRYFLQGAGGALGAIALSQWDLARQGDRLNRVLAQPTSRKLALLVGINRYPLGIAPLRGCVTDVEMQRELLVHRFGFNPQDILTLSDENASRANLLDAFESHLIDQAQPGDVVVFHFSGHGALVRDPDPIPLPPDPRYQGVQGYNGTMVPYDGRLGRNPNSANDIMGKTLFLLMSALNTDQVTVMLDSCHSGGGTRGDIRFRALESRFGDGYPDPSEQELMTQETWMSRLDLSELS; the protein is encoded by the coding sequence ATGAAACGTCGTTATTTTCTTCAGGGGGCTGGTGGGGCGTTGGGGGCGATCGCCCTCAGTCAGTGGGACCTCGCTCGACAGGGCGATCGCCTCAACCGAGTCCTCGCTCAACCCACCTCCCGCAAATTAGCCCTCTTGGTGGGCATCAACCGCTATCCCCTAGGCATTGCTCCCCTGCGAGGCTGTGTGACGGATGTGGAGATGCAGCGGGAGTTACTGGTGCATCGCTTTGGCTTCAATCCCCAGGATATCCTCACCCTCAGCGATGAAAACGCCAGCCGCGCTAACCTCCTCGATGCCTTTGAGTCCCACCTCATCGACCAAGCTCAACCGGGGGATGTGGTGGTGTTTCACTTCTCGGGTCATGGAGCCTTAGTTCGTGACCCAGACCCAATTCCTCTGCCCCCAGACCCTCGCTATCAGGGCGTTCAAGGCTACAACGGAACCATGGTTCCCTATGATGGTCGTCTGGGTCGCAACCCGAACTCGGCGAACGACATTATGGGCAAAACCCTATTTCTACTCATGTCCGCCCTGAACACAGACCAGGTCACCGTTATGCTCGACAGTTGCCATTCCGGGGGCGGAACCCGAGGTGACATCCGCTTCCGCGCCCTTGAATCTCGCTTCGGTGACGGCTATCCTGACCCTAGTGAGCAAGAACTGATGACTCAAGAGACCTGGATGAGTCGTCTTGACTTGTCTGAGCTATCCTGA
- a CDS encoding tetratricopeptide repeat protein has translation MVLNITTQDGLDVAFATFGDDVIIMADLPPDQLDRLQSSPLTDAVYLVDGNNYFENNDVGRIVFGGPGNDTILGGAGDDSLIGGAGDNVIFGGAGNDTLTGGPGNDVLSGGEGIDTLTGGGGSNRFILPDAPQNRDVITDFTTGSDKILLPDGVSFADIQVQNISDGALILRDGAALSIVLESEIRLEPDDFLTREDVANAEQLIAESEQALLQNPQNALAHNQRGEALYRLGRQDDAIRAFTIALTIDPARDSIYYTNRGRAHLAIRDELNAIGDFTQAIRSNPRNVQAFFGRGVVYSVAEEFDLAIRDYTQAIRLEPGIFASYYNRGLAHFRLEQYGEAIADFTRAIELNPDDVLQYFARGVAQEEAGNAPAAVPDYQRVIELDPNFADAHYRLGIAYRRFFNLRASRDSFEEAARLYEIQGNEEGLSNVAQERGRRGGLI, from the coding sequence ATGGTTCTGAATATCACCACTCAGGATGGCCTCGATGTTGCATTTGCCACATTTGGGGATGATGTCATCATCATGGCTGACTTGCCGCCAGACCAACTCGATCGCCTCCAGAGTTCCCCTCTGACCGATGCGGTCTATCTGGTGGATGGGAATAACTATTTTGAAAATAATGATGTCGGACGGATTGTCTTCGGTGGGCCGGGGAATGACACGATTCTTGGCGGTGCTGGGGATGACTCTCTGATTGGCGGTGCTGGTGATAATGTGATTTTCGGCGGTGCTGGCAATGATACTCTGACCGGCGGGCCGGGGAATGATGTTCTCTCGGGCGGCGAAGGCATTGATACTCTGACTGGGGGCGGTGGCTCGAATCGGTTTATTCTGCCTGATGCTCCGCAAAACCGGGATGTGATTACTGATTTCACAACCGGGAGCGATAAAATCCTTTTGCCAGATGGGGTCTCTTTCGCGGATATTCAAGTGCAAAATATTAGTGATGGGGCGCTCATCTTACGGGATGGGGCGGCTTTGTCGATTGTTTTAGAGAGTGAGATCCGACTCGAACCAGATGACTTTTTAACCCGTGAGGATGTGGCTAATGCTGAGCAGCTGATTGCGGAGAGTGAGCAAGCTCTGTTGCAAAATCCTCAAAATGCGCTGGCTCATAATCAACGGGGTGAAGCGTTGTACCGCTTGGGACGACAAGATGATGCGATTCGGGCCTTTACCATCGCCCTCACGATAGACCCAGCTCGGGATTCAATCTACTACACCAATCGGGGTCGGGCGCACTTAGCGATACGGGATGAGTTGAACGCGATTGGAGACTTTACCCAAGCCATTCGCTCTAATCCTCGCAATGTTCAGGCTTTCTTTGGACGGGGTGTGGTTTACTCTGTGGCTGAGGAGTTTGACCTGGCGATTCGTGATTACACTCAGGCCATTCGTCTGGAGCCGGGTATTTTTGCCAGTTACTATAACCGGGGTTTGGCACATTTCCGACTTGAACAGTATGGTGAGGCGATCGCCGACTTTACACGGGCGATCGAACTCAATCCCGACGATGTTCTACAATACTTTGCCCGTGGCGTGGCCCAGGAAGAGGCCGGCAACGCCCCGGCTGCGGTTCCCGATTATCAACGAGTTATTGAGCTAGATCCCAATTTCGCTGATGCTCACTATCGTCTGGGGATTGCCTATCGACGCTTCTTTAACTTGAGGGCCTCACGAGACAGTTTTGAGGAGGCGGCCCGTTTATACGAGATTCAGGGCAATGAAGAGGGATTATCGAATGTGGCTCAAGAGCGGGGAAGGCGGGGAGGGCTTATTTAG
- a CDS encoding tetratricopeptide repeat protein — translation MSQLYSHKGNYSAAEPLLYRSLEIRETTLGESHPSVATSLNNLALLYRNQGNYSAAEPLLKRSLEIFETTFGEFHPHVAQILNNLSQIYSDQGNHSAAEPLLYRSLEIRETTLGESHPDVAQSLNNLALLYSNQGNYDAAEPLFLRSLEIRETALKPGKL, via the coding sequence TTGTCACAGCTTTACAGTCATAAAGGAAACTACAGCGCTGCTGAACCTCTCTTGTACCGCTCTCTTGAAATCCGAGAAACCACTTTGGGAGAGTCTCACCCCTCCGTTGCCACCAGCCTCAATAATTTGGCTCTACTCTACCGTAACCAGGGAAACTATAGTGCCGCAGAACCTCTCTTAAAACGCTCTCTTGAGATTTTCGAAACGACTTTCGGCGAGTTTCATCCCCATGTTGCACAAATCCTCAATAATTTGTCACAAATTTACAGCGATCAAGGCAACCATAGCGCTGCTGAACCTCTCTTGTACCGCTCTCTTGAAATCCGAGAAACCACTTTGGGAGAGTCTCACCCCGATGTGGCCCAAAGCCTCAATAATTTGGCTCTACTCTACAGTAACCAGGGAAACTATGATGCCGCCGAACCTCTCTTCCTCCGCTCCCTGGAAATCCGAGAAACCGCCCTGAAACCAGGGAAACTATGA
- a CDS encoding CHAT domain-containing protein gives MEQLENDLSRRSAEFRVATEPVEIEAVQALIPRDAALVELVQYSPLDFTSNNWESPRYAAYILHASGDPQWVDLGDAETIDNAAFAFLNATQVPNSEQRVQTTGRQLDELLMAPIRPLLGDATHLLLSPDGQLNLIPFAALVDEENRYLVESYQLTHLTTGRDLLRLQNPRPSRQPPVLFANPNYDDADTSAVMQVAQATRGESQRSMEIEDLQFGKLPGTQREVEAIAPLLDNPIVLTEAEATENALKQVQAPSILHLATHGFFLQDVEFVPPQPMTDFTRGEIELVTAGGFGSFVAPPSDRPTSSENPLLRSGLAFAGFNTRDSEGEDGVLTALEVVGLDLRGTRLVVMSACETGVGDVANGEGVYGLRRAFVMAGAESQLMSLWKVADEETADLMGDYYQRLLAGEGRSEALREVQLDWLSRGAHPYYWASFLFSGQWTAMD, from the coding sequence GTGGAACAGTTGGAAAATGACTTATCCCGTCGTAGTGCTGAGTTCCGAGTGGCAACGGAACCTGTGGAAATCGAGGCGGTTCAGGCTTTGATTCCCAGAGATGCTGCTTTGGTGGAACTGGTGCAATATTCGCCCCTTGACTTTACCTCCAACAACTGGGAATCCCCCCGCTACGCCGCCTATATCCTCCATGCCTCCGGCGACCCTCAATGGGTGGACTTAGGAGATGCCGAAACCATCGACAATGCTGCCTTTGCCTTCCTCAATGCCACTCAGGTTCCTAACTCCGAGCAACGAGTCCAAACTACTGGACGACAACTCGATGAATTGCTGATGGCTCCCATTCGTCCTCTACTGGGGGATGCAACCCATCTACTCCTGTCTCCTGATGGTCAACTGAACTTGATTCCCTTTGCCGCACTGGTGGATGAAGAGAATCGTTATTTGGTGGAATCCTATCAATTGACTCATTTAACGACTGGACGAGACTTGTTACGCCTGCAAAATCCCCGCCCCAGTCGTCAACCACCAGTGTTGTTTGCCAATCCTAATTATGATGATGCCGATACCTCTGCGGTGATGCAGGTAGCACAGGCAACTCGGGGAGAGTCTCAACGGTCAATGGAGATAGAGGATTTACAGTTTGGAAAACTGCCGGGGACTCAGCGGGAGGTGGAGGCCATTGCTCCCCTGCTAGATAATCCCATTGTTCTCACGGAAGCCGAGGCGACGGAAAATGCTCTCAAACAGGTTCAGGCTCCCAGTATTCTCCATTTAGCCACTCATGGTTTCTTCCTCCAGGATGTGGAGTTTGTACCGCCTCAGCCGATGACGGATTTCACTCGGGGGGAGATTGAGTTAGTGACGGCGGGAGGGTTCGGGAGTTTTGTTGCGCCTCCCAGTGACCGTCCTACCAGCAGTGAGAATCCACTTTTGCGCTCAGGTTTGGCATTTGCTGGATTTAATACCCGAGACAGTGAGGGAGAAGATGGAGTGTTGACGGCTTTGGAAGTGGTGGGATTGGATTTGCGGGGGACTCGTTTGGTGGTGATGAGTGCTTGTGAGACGGGAGTGGGGGATGTGGCTAATGGTGAGGGGGTTTATGGCTTGCGGCGAGCGTTTGTGATGGCGGGGGCCGAGAGTCAGTTGATGAGTTTGTGGAAGGTGGCGGATGAGGAGACGGCGGATTTGATGGGGGATTATTATCAACGGTTGTTGGCCGGGGAGGGACGGAGTGAGGCGTTGCGGGAGGTGCAGTTGGACTGGCTCAGTCGGGGGGCGCATCCCTATTATTGGGCGTCGTTCCTGTTTTCGGGGCAGTGGACGGCGATGGATTGA